In Cyanobium sp. AMD-g, one genomic interval encodes:
- the leuS gene encoding leucine--tRNA ligase, which produces MTDPSRYRPETIEQRWQRQWEQLGLHATPDLSGDSGDAYYALSMFPYPSGSLHMGHVRNYVITDVIARAARLRGRQVLHPMGWDAFGLPAENAAIERGVDPGDWTDRNIAQMREQLKRLGLSIDWDREVATCHTDYYRWTQWLFLQFLDAGLAYRKEATVNWDPIDQTVLANEQVDAEGRSWRSGAQVEKRRLRQWFLKITAYADALLDDLPSLEGWPERVRTMQANWIGRSLGAELTFTTESGAAITVFTTRPDTIYGATYVVLAPEHPLVAELTTDDCRLSVAAFCDLVSRQSEQERTAEDRPKRGVPIGAWVHNPASGERIPVWIADYVLADYGTGAVMGVPAHDQRDFAFARQYELPVLRVVIPEGSDPHAYEGQAWTEAGVLIGSDSFDGLTTAEAKASIVTRAESQGWGQGRVQYRLRDWLISRQRYWGCPIPVIHCDSCGVVPVPDDQLPVELPRDIPLSGKGGTPLAKLESWVNVPCPSCGAPAQRETDTMDTFMCSSWYYLRYSDPHNDQRPFGRDAVDRWLPVDQYVGGIEHAILHLLYSRFFTKVLRDRGLLGFSEPFARLLTQGMVQGITYRNAHTGQYVAPAQVADPSDPRDPISGEVLEVFYEKMSKSKHNGVDPAVVIDRYGADTARMFILFKAPPEKDLEWDDADVEGQYRFLQRLWRLVDGALGRGLRLTGSGALSTQELDPTSFSDAERQLRRAVHTAIAAISEDLEGELQLNTAVSELMKLSNALAVHLEGSGPAVGREALATLLILLAPFAPHLAEELWQKLNGHGDGASVEAAASVHRQRWPAVDPTALVRDTIPLVIQVKGKMRGSLEVPADADAATLERLALESEVAQRWLEGQPPRRVIVVPGKLVNLVP; this is translated from the coding sequence GTGACAGACCCCTCCCGCTACCGTCCCGAGACGATTGAGCAGCGCTGGCAACGGCAGTGGGAGCAACTGGGACTCCACGCCACCCCTGACCTCAGCGGCGACAGCGGCGACGCCTACTACGCCCTGTCGATGTTCCCCTATCCCTCGGGGAGCCTGCACATGGGCCATGTGCGCAATTACGTCATCACCGACGTGATCGCCCGGGCGGCCCGCTTGCGGGGACGGCAGGTGCTCCATCCCATGGGCTGGGACGCCTTTGGTCTGCCGGCGGAGAACGCCGCCATCGAGAGGGGCGTCGACCCGGGGGACTGGACCGACCGCAACATCGCCCAGATGCGCGAGCAGCTCAAGCGCCTGGGCCTCTCGATCGACTGGGACCGGGAGGTGGCCACCTGCCACACCGATTACTACCGCTGGACCCAGTGGCTGTTCCTGCAGTTCCTCGATGCCGGCCTGGCCTACCGCAAGGAGGCAACCGTCAACTGGGACCCGATCGACCAGACGGTGCTCGCCAATGAGCAGGTGGATGCGGAGGGGCGCTCCTGGCGCTCCGGTGCCCAGGTGGAGAAGCGCCGGCTGCGCCAGTGGTTCCTCAAGATCACCGCCTATGCCGATGCCCTGCTCGACGATCTGCCCTCCCTGGAGGGCTGGCCGGAGCGGGTGCGCACGATGCAGGCCAACTGGATCGGCCGCTCCCTCGGGGCCGAGCTGACCTTCACCACCGAAAGCGGTGCCGCCATCACCGTCTTCACCACCAGACCCGACACGATCTACGGGGCCACCTACGTGGTGCTGGCTCCGGAGCATCCCCTGGTGGCGGAGCTCACCACCGACGACTGCCGCCTCTCCGTGGCCGCCTTCTGCGACCTGGTCAGCCGCCAGAGTGAGCAGGAGCGCACAGCCGAGGACCGTCCCAAGCGCGGCGTACCCATCGGCGCCTGGGTGCACAACCCCGCCAGCGGCGAGAGGATTCCCGTCTGGATCGCCGACTACGTCCTGGCCGACTACGGCACCGGTGCCGTGATGGGGGTGCCGGCCCACGACCAGCGCGACTTCGCCTTTGCCCGCCAGTACGAACTGCCGGTGCTACGGGTGGTGATCCCCGAGGGGTCCGACCCCCACGCCTACGAGGGCCAGGCCTGGACCGAAGCCGGTGTGCTGATCGGCTCCGATTCCTTCGACGGCCTGACCACCGCCGAGGCCAAAGCCAGCATCGTCACCCGTGCCGAATCCCAGGGCTGGGGCCAGGGACGGGTGCAGTACCGCCTGCGCGACTGGCTGATCTCGCGCCAGCGCTACTGGGGTTGCCCCATCCCCGTGATCCACTGCGACAGCTGCGGTGTGGTGCCGGTCCCCGACGACCAGCTGCCGGTGGAACTGCCCCGGGACATCCCCCTGAGTGGCAAAGGGGGCACCCCCCTGGCCAAGTTGGAATCGTGGGTGAACGTGCCCTGTCCGAGCTGCGGCGCCCCCGCCCAGCGGGAGACGGACACCATGGACACCTTCATGTGCTCGTCCTGGTACTACCTGCGCTACAGCGACCCCCACAACGACCAGCGACCGTTCGGGCGCGATGCCGTCGACCGCTGGCTGCCCGTCGACCAGTACGTGGGCGGCATCGAGCACGCCATCCTGCACCTGCTCTATTCCCGCTTCTTCACCAAGGTGCTGCGGGACCGGGGCCTGCTGGGCTTTTCCGAACCCTTCGCCCGCCTGCTCACCCAGGGCATGGTGCAGGGCATCACCTACCGCAACGCCCACACCGGCCAGTACGTGGCGCCGGCCCAGGTGGCCGACCCCAGCGACCCCCGCGATCCGATCAGCGGCGAGGTGCTGGAGGTGTTCTACGAGAAGATGTCAAAGTCGAAGCACAACGGCGTCGATCCGGCGGTGGTCATCGACCGCTACGGCGCCGACACGGCCCGCATGTTCATCCTGTTCAAGGCGCCGCCCGAGAAGGATCTGGAGTGGGACGACGCCGACGTGGAAGGCCAGTACCGCTTCCTGCAGCGCCTCTGGCGCCTGGTGGACGGGGCCCTTGGCCGGGGCCTGCGTCTGACTGGCTCTGGGGCACTGTCGACACAGGAGCTTGATCCCACCTCCTTCAGCGACGCCGAGCGTCAGCTGCGGCGGGCGGTGCACACGGCCATCGCCGCCATCAGTGAAGACCTGGAAGGGGAACTCCAGCTGAACACCGCCGTCTCCGAGCTGATGAAGCTCAGCAACGCCCTGGCCGTCCATCTGGAAGGGTCCGGCCCGGCGGTGGGCCGCGAGGCGCTCGCCACCCTGCTGATCCTGCTGGCCCCCTTCGCGCCCCACCTGGCCGAGGAGCTCTGGCAGAAGCTCAACGGCCACGGGGATGGGGCAAGCGTGGAGGCGGCGGCGAGTGTCCATCGCCAGCGCTGGCCCGCCGTGGACCCGACCGCGCTGGTGCGCGACACCATCCCCCTGGTGATCCAGGTGAAGGGCAAGATGCGCGGCAGCCTCGAGGTGCCCGCCGACGCCGATGCGGCAACCCTGGAACGCCTGGCCCTGGAGAGCGAGGTGGCCCAGCGCTGGCTGGAGGGTCAGCCCCCCCGGCGGGTGATCGTGGTGCCCGGCAAGCTCGTCAACCTGGTGCCCTGA
- a CDS encoding Hfq-related RNA-binding protein: MQSFFERRGPRLDTTLPSVRHVQELIRIRTPVNVVLLSGQECDGVIRWQDSHFLAMSTEPGTPLLLISLAAIASLRALS; the protein is encoded by the coding sequence ATGCAGAGTTTCTTTGAACGACGGGGGCCCAGGCTCGACACCACACTGCCGAGTGTGCGCCATGTTCAGGAGCTGATCCGCATCCGCACACCCGTGAACGTCGTGCTGCTCTCCGGACAGGAGTGTGACGGCGTGATCCGCTGGCAGGACAGCCATTTTCTGGCCATGAGCACCGAACCCGGCACGCCTCTGCTGTTGATCAGCCTGGCGGCGATCGCCTCGCTGCGCGCCCTCAGCTGA
- the dapF gene encoding diaminopimelate epimerase — MLPFSKYQGLGNDFLLLDGRSLGDSEDAFGLTPERVQRLCDRRFGVGGDGVILALPPREGGELRMRIFNADGTEPEMCGNGIRCLARFLADSDGDVAPRRWEVETLAGRIVPALAEDGRIRVDMGAPFLTPETIPTALDVGVEGLPVGVLEVLGQPLAVAAAGMGNPHAVVPVDDVAAIDLDTLGAALEVHEAFPARTNVHFVEVIAPDHLVMRVWERGAGPTLACGTGACATLVACHLLGLADRQARLDLPGGPLEIEWDEASGHVFMTGPAEAVFDGVVAPSLFGMADALPAAAETPPPTTAPPALVETAPAAASLDCATACVNGCLRPEACASADARARVTALLEGRSLDDLVAMAGESLESRTLGRLSRDASPAP, encoded by the coding sequence GTGCTCCCATTCAGCAAATACCAGGGTCTTGGGAATGACTTCTTGCTGCTGGACGGCCGCAGCTTAGGGGATTCTGAGGACGCGTTCGGATTGACCCCCGAGCGGGTGCAGCGGCTCTGCGACCGTCGTTTCGGGGTCGGTGGCGATGGCGTGATCCTGGCCCTGCCGCCCCGGGAGGGGGGCGAGCTGCGCATGCGCATCTTCAATGCCGATGGCACCGAGCCCGAGATGTGCGGCAACGGCATCCGCTGTCTGGCCCGGTTCCTGGCCGACAGCGACGGTGACGTCGCCCCCCGTCGCTGGGAGGTCGAGACCCTGGCCGGTCGCATCGTGCCGGCCCTGGCTGAGGACGGGCGCATTCGCGTCGACATGGGCGCACCCTTCCTGACGCCGGAGACCATTCCCACCGCCCTTGACGTCGGGGTGGAGGGGTTGCCGGTGGGTGTGCTGGAGGTGCTGGGCCAGCCCCTGGCCGTGGCGGCCGCCGGCATGGGCAATCCCCATGCCGTGGTCCCGGTCGATGACGTGGCGGCCATCGATCTGGACACCCTGGGTGCCGCCCTGGAGGTGCATGAGGCCTTCCCAGCCCGCACCAATGTCCATTTCGTGGAGGTGATCGCCCCCGACCACCTGGTGATGCGGGTGTGGGAGCGGGGAGCCGGGCCCACCCTGGCCTGCGGCACCGGCGCCTGCGCCACCCTGGTGGCCTGCCACCTGCTGGGTCTGGCCGACCGTCAGGCCCGGCTCGATCTGCCCGGCGGACCCCTGGAGATCGAGTGGGATGAGGCCAGCGGTCATGTGTTCATGACCGGCCCGGCCGAGGCGGTGTTCGACGGCGTGGTGGCCCCCTCCCTGTTCGGAATGGCAGACGCCCTGCCTGCCGCCGCAGAGACGCCCCCGCCGACCACCGCCCCACCGGCCCTTGTCGAGACGGCACCCGCTGCGGCCAGCCTTGATTGCGCCACGGCGTGCGTCAACGGTTGCCTCCGCCCCGAGGCCTGTGCCAGTGCCGACGCCCGGGCCCGGGTCACGGCCCTGCTGGAGGGTCGCTCGCTCGATGATCTGGTGGCCATGGCCGGCGAGTCCCTGGAATCCCGCACCCTGGGACGCCTCTCCCGCGATGCCTCCCCTGCGCCCTGA
- a CDS encoding cysteine desulfurase family protein, with product MPPLRPEAPGRSGSTPGVYLDACATSPPAPEVLEAMAQAHRQAWANPSSLHGFGLAAADRLERDRLAIAGQLGCDRDELVLLSGGSEAIHTALIGCAGCLEPGRMLLSAVEHPASYAAAAAMERRGWQRQLLPVDGRGLVDLEALQELLVPPTRLVSILWGQSEVGTLQPITSIGRLCRQAGVLLHVDAVQVVGHQPVDFSELPVDLLSCAAHKLQGPRGVGALLVRHGLELEPLIGGAQEGGRRGGTEPVALVAGFAAALELARQRLAAHGGEDPIRPQRDRLLERLLALDGVRLSGPAPTDPCGRLPHHISLLVSGPDGRPLPGRRLVRELSRRGYAVSSGSACTSRGAPGASAVLLAMGYSPEEAASGLRISLGPWLSPADLAGLPTALEEALRSVAAAPG from the coding sequence ATGCCTCCCCTGCGCCCTGAAGCTCCTGGGAGGTCAGGGTCCACACCTGGGGTCTACCTCGATGCCTGCGCCACCAGCCCCCCGGCGCCGGAGGTGCTCGAGGCCATGGCCCAGGCCCATCGGCAGGCCTGGGCCAATCCCTCCAGCCTGCATGGCTTCGGTCTGGCGGCGGCGGACCGGCTGGAGCGCGACCGCCTGGCGATCGCGGGACAGCTGGGCTGCGACCGGGACGAACTGGTGCTTCTGTCGGGAGGGAGCGAAGCCATCCATACCGCCCTGATCGGCTGCGCCGGCTGTCTGGAGCCCGGGCGGATGCTGCTCTCGGCGGTGGAGCATCCAGCCAGCTACGCGGCCGCCGCCGCCATGGAGAGGCGGGGTTGGCAGCGGCAGCTGCTGCCGGTCGATGGCCGTGGTCTGGTCGACCTGGAGGCCCTCCAGGAGCTGCTGGTGCCGCCGACCCGACTGGTGTCGATCCTCTGGGGACAGAGCGAAGTGGGCACGCTCCAACCGATCACCAGCATCGGCCGGCTCTGCCGCCAGGCCGGCGTGCTGCTGCATGTGGACGCGGTGCAGGTGGTGGGCCACCAACCCGTTGACTTCAGCGAGCTGCCGGTCGACCTGCTCAGCTGCGCGGCCCACAAGCTGCAGGGTCCCCGCGGTGTCGGCGCCCTGCTGGTGCGTCACGGGCTCGAACTGGAGCCCCTGATCGGCGGCGCGCAGGAGGGGGGGCGTCGTGGCGGCACCGAGCCCGTGGCCCTGGTGGCCGGATTCGCGGCGGCCCTGGAGCTGGCCCGGCAGCGCCTTGCGGCCCATGGCGGTGAGGACCCGATCCGGCCCCAGCGGGACCGGCTGCTGGAGAGGCTGCTGGCCCTCGACGGGGTGCGCCTCAGCGGGCCGGCACCCACAGATCCCTGTGGACGCTTGCCCCATCACATCAGCCTGCTGGTGTCTGGTCCGGACGGCCGACCGCTGCCAGGACGCCGGCTCGTGCGCGAACTGTCCCGGCGGGGCTACGCCGTCAGCAGCGGGTCGGCCTGCACCAGTCGCGGGGCCCCGGGCGCCAGTGCCGTGCTGCTTGCCATGGGCTACAGCCCCGAGGAGGCCGCCAGCGGCCTGCGAATCAGCCTGGGACCCTGGCTCAGCCCGGCCGATCTGGCCGGCCTGCCGACGGCCCTGGAGGAGGCGCTCCGCAGTGTCGCCGCAGCGCCTGGGTAG
- a CDS encoding DUF1995 family protein produces MLPADLRTAEAEALEALQAALAAGSAGRWTVEFRFEGLRLLPVVLRLLEGLLAERSELRLLFPDAGATALARRDAPALADRIGSFSDQRRLQQEAPSAGELLLVGASQAEYELVEAVCGGHTGTVVLLNPSLEDAAIGIGSVARQRRKGFLAGWRAAYALLPQAESALRCAYPGEWELYRLDPDGYRLAGRFEQKPDAEQQDLALSGREQAGLGSNLRALGQMIEDLQN; encoded by the coding sequence ATGCTGCCCGCCGATCTGCGCACCGCCGAAGCCGAAGCCCTTGAGGCCCTGCAGGCGGCCCTGGCGGCTGGATCCGCTGGACGCTGGACCGTGGAGTTCCGCTTCGAAGGGCTGCGGCTGCTGCCGGTGGTGCTGCGCCTGCTGGAGGGGCTGCTGGCGGAACGATCCGAGCTGCGACTGCTGTTCCCGGATGCCGGCGCCACGGCCCTGGCCCGCCGTGATGCCCCGGCATTGGCGGATCGCATCGGCAGCTTTTCCGACCAGCGCCGGCTGCAGCAGGAGGCCCCCTCCGCCGGGGAGCTGCTGCTCGTGGGAGCCAGCCAGGCGGAATACGAGCTGGTGGAAGCAGTGTGTGGCGGCCACACCGGCACCGTGGTGCTGCTCAATCCTTCGCTGGAGGATGCCGCCATCGGCATCGGCAGCGTGGCGCGCCAGCGCCGAAAGGGCTTTCTGGCCGGCTGGCGGGCCGCCTATGCCCTGCTGCCCCAGGCCGAAAGCGCCCTGCGCTGCGCCTACCCGGGCGAGTGGGAGCTCTACCGGCTCGACCCGGACGGCTACCGGCTGGCTGGTCGCTTCGAGCAGAAACCCGATGCCGAGCAACAGGACCTGGCCCTCAGTGGTCGCGAGCAGGCGGGTCTGGGGAGCAACCTGCGGGCCCTCGGCCAGATGATCGAAGACCTGCAGAACTGA
- a CDS encoding DUF4330 domain-containing protein, with protein sequence MPSDSPRSRSWSLVDLGAAAAALLAIGGVIWSPRLSGAVAQATGALEPVTVMVDVRGAPAADPLELLQQARAEGKVAIVIRNQPHGSVAVKQILPFDRIISTLTPDGKVVSAPDPNQKTFSTFDGRFVLEGQGRRTAGGVVFGNQTIKIGAPVELEGTNYRFNGTVTDLKLGAS encoded by the coding sequence ATGCCCAGCGATTCGCCCCGATCCCGTTCCTGGAGCCTCGTCGACCTCGGCGCTGCCGCCGCGGCGCTGCTGGCGATCGGGGGCGTGATCTGGAGTCCCCGCCTCAGCGGTGCGGTGGCCCAGGCCACCGGCGCCCTCGAGCCCGTCACCGTGATGGTGGATGTGCGTGGTGCCCCCGCGGCGGACCCGCTGGAGCTGCTGCAACAGGCCCGCGCCGAGGGCAAGGTGGCGATCGTGATCCGCAACCAGCCCCACGGCAGCGTGGCGGTGAAGCAGATCCTTCCGTTCGATCGGATCATCTCCACCCTCACCCCCGACGGGAAAGTGGTGAGCGCCCCCGATCCCAACCAGAAGACCTTCAGCACCTTTGATGGGCGTTTCGTTCTCGAAGGCCAGGGGCGCCGCACCGCCGGGGGGGTTGTCTTCGGCAACCAGACGATCAAGATCGGCGCCCCGGTGGAACTGGAGGGAACCAACTACCGGTTCAACGGCACCGTCACCGACCTGAAACTCGGAGCTTCCTGA
- a CDS encoding D-alanyl-D-alanine carboxypeptidase/D-alanyl-D-alanine-endopeptidase, with protein sequence MISPLRLLPGLQRPRRPLRAVAGLLVAASTSPVGTAAWAQNAPALPSPRALRSLPMAALPVAPPPVGMPRLAGEVSCPLLQRQVAQALGDEQSRWSVSVADGTGRLLADVNGRQPRVPASNQKLISTAFALDRLGPDYRLTTQLWRLQDGTLRMVGQGDPDLALPQLQRFARLAMAAGTPVRLELAEEAPQNWWPSGWHMGDRAYAYGAPITRLAITSNAIDDAVSNPASRLQTLLRRSMAQNGGAQVQLALVSARQPLPSDAVLMHEEPSTSMHGLLSLANTESHNFTAEVLLRQAAGTWDLVEASRRTFLWLNDQGLPMEGVRIADGSGLDRANRLTSRFLAALLLRMDHHPYSRDYLSSMAIAGRRGTLRNLYKGTSLDGQFFAKTGTLTGVRSISGVLQTTDGPRYVSAVSAGAGAPNTTIGRVLRQVQTVGACQAAS encoded by the coding sequence ATGATCTCGCCCCTCCGCCTTCTGCCCGGGTTGCAGCGCCCCCGTCGCCCGCTGCGGGCGGTGGCGGGGCTGCTGGTGGCCGCGAGCACCAGCCCCGTGGGCACGGCGGCCTGGGCCCAGAACGCGCCGGCACTGCCCTCACCCCGGGCCCTGCGCTCCCTGCCGATGGCTGCCCTGCCGGTGGCTCCGCCACCGGTGGGCATGCCGCGTCTGGCCGGGGAGGTCAGCTGTCCGCTGCTGCAACGCCAGGTTGCCCAGGCCCTGGGGGATGAACAGTCCCGTTGGAGCGTCAGCGTTGCCGATGGCACTGGCCGGCTGCTGGCCGATGTCAATGGGCGCCAGCCGAGGGTGCCGGCCTCCAACCAGAAGCTGATCAGCACCGCCTTCGCCCTCGACCGACTCGGCCCCGACTACCGCCTCACCACCCAGCTGTGGCGACTGCAGGACGGCACCCTGCGCATGGTCGGCCAGGGCGATCCCGACCTGGCCCTGCCCCAGCTGCAACGCTTTGCCCGGCTGGCCATGGCGGCCGGAACCCCCGTGCGGCTGGAACTGGCGGAGGAAGCCCCCCAGAACTGGTGGCCCAGTGGCTGGCACATGGGAGACCGCGCCTATGCCTACGGCGCACCGATCACCCGGTTGGCCATCACCAGCAACGCCATCGACGACGCGGTGAGCAATCCCGCCTCGCGCCTGCAGACCCTGCTGCGCCGCTCGATGGCCCAGAACGGCGGTGCGCAGGTGCAACTGGCCCTGGTGTCAGCCCGCCAGCCCCTGCCCAGCGATGCCGTGCTGATGCATGAGGAGCCCTCCACCTCCATGCACGGCCTGCTCAGCCTGGCCAACACCGAAAGCCACAATTTCACGGCCGAAGTGTTGCTGCGTCAGGCCGCCGGCACCTGGGACCTCGTCGAAGCCAGCCGGCGCACGTTTCTCTGGCTGAACGACCAGGGCTTGCCGATGGAAGGTGTCCGGATCGCCGACGGCAGTGGACTCGACCGGGCCAACCGGCTCACCAGCCGTTTCCTGGCGGCCCTGCTGCTGCGCATGGATCACCATCCCTATTCCAGGGATTACCTCAGTTCGATGGCCATCGCCGGCCGGCGGGGCACCCTGCGCAACCTCTACAAGGGCACCAGTCTGGATGGTCAGTTCTTCGCCAAGACTGGCACCCTCACGGGTGTGCGCTCGATCAGCGGCGTCCTCCAGACCACGGATGGCCCCCGCTACGTCAGTGCGGTGTCCGCCGGGGCGGGAGCGCCGAACACCACCATCGGCCGCGTTCTGCGCCAGGTTCAGACGGTGGGAGCCTGCCAAGCGGCGTCCTGA
- the coaD gene encoding pantetheine-phosphate adenylyltransferase, which translates to MRALYPGSFDPLTLGHLDLIERAAGLFDGVVVAVLMNPSKQPAFPLERRLEQIRLATEGLAGIEVGHFDGLTVTYAQSCGAQVILRGLRAMSDFEFELQIAHTNRTLAPRVETLFLATAAHHSFLSSSVVKEVARFGGDVGHMVPPGVAIDLERLFNRQAASESPYG; encoded by the coding sequence ATGCGAGCCCTCTATCCCGGCAGTTTCGATCCCCTCACCCTTGGCCACCTCGACCTGATCGAGCGGGCGGCTGGCCTCTTCGACGGGGTCGTGGTGGCGGTGCTGATGAACCCCTCCAAGCAGCCCGCCTTCCCCCTGGAGCGGCGGCTGGAGCAGATCCGCCTGGCCACCGAAGGGCTCGCCGGCATCGAGGTGGGCCATTTCGACGGCCTCACCGTGACCTACGCCCAGAGCTGCGGCGCCCAGGTGATCCTGCGGGGCCTGCGGGCGATGAGCGACTTCGAATTCGAGTTGCAGATCGCTCACACCAACCGGACCCTGGCCCCCCGCGTCGAGACCCTGTTCCTGGCCACCGCTGCGCACCACAGCTTTCTGAGCAGCTCGGTGGTGAAGGAGGTGGCCCGCTTCGGTGGGGATGTCGGCCACATGGTCCCGCCGGGAGTGGCGATCGACCTGGAGAGGCTCTTTAATCGACAGGCAGCGTCCGAATCCCCATATGGCTGA
- a CDS encoding flavin reductase family protein, giving the protein MTDVVLDAAAKKTLLRKIPHGVFICGVAEGGEVNGFTASWVTQGSFEPPLVVMAVRSDSTSNGMIQRSGRFCLNVLAADQKDLAAVFFKPQKGVGGRFDAAPFSLGPLGLPVLDDALGAVECTLVGQVAHGDHTVFVGEVKTATLHRDAPALELSATGWQYGG; this is encoded by the coding sequence ATGACCGACGTTGTTCTGGATGCGGCCGCCAAGAAAACCCTGCTGCGCAAGATTCCCCACGGCGTGTTCATCTGCGGCGTGGCCGAAGGCGGGGAGGTGAACGGCTTCACGGCCAGCTGGGTCACCCAGGGCTCCTTCGAACCGCCCCTGGTGGTGATGGCGGTGCGCTCCGACTCCACCAGCAACGGCATGATCCAGCGCAGCGGGCGCTTCTGCCTCAACGTGCTGGCCGCCGATCAGAAGGACCTGGCTGCCGTGTTCTTCAAGCCCCAGAAGGGGGTGGGCGGACGCTTCGACGCCGCGCCCTTCAGCCTGGGCCCCCTGGGCCTGCCGGTGCTGGACGACGCCCTCGGCGCCGTGGAGTGCACCCTGGTGGGCCAGGTGGCCCATGGTGATCACACCGTTTTCGTCGGGGAAGTGAAGACGGCCACCCTGCACCGCGATGCCCCCGCCCTGGAACTGTCCGCCACGGGCTGGCAGTACGGCGGTTGA